The stretch of DNA CCATTTTTTACCACGTTGTCCATCTCGCGCACCGCCAGGCGCAGGGCAAAGGGAGCGTGGCCTACAGTGAGGTTGCCCAGCTCAGTGGGGTACTGCTTGCGCAGACCTTCGGCAATCTGCACGGGCCGCAGCCAGATGCTGGCGTAGTTGGCGTGGCGGGGCACACCGGGCACGGGCAGCATATTATTACCCCCGGCTTCATACCACTCAATGTAGCTGTAGTCGCCGTAGTTCATGGAGCGGGTCGTCCGGATTTTGTCATAGAGCTTGCCATAGCTTTTGCGGTGCTCACCCAGCCAGGAATTCGCCACCATCAGGGCCGCGAAGTCGTCCTGGGCGCGAGTGGTCTGGATGGGAAAGCCGGCAAATATCGCGGAGCCCAGGGCATCGGGCTTGCTAATGATTTCTACATGGATGCCTTTGGGCATAGCGGCCACCGGAATAGGAGTTTTCACGGTGCTTTTAGGCAGCTTCTTCATATCCTGCTCCAGCTGCTTGGCAAAGGAGGCGGGGTAGTTGCCGGCTAGACCTATGGTGAGGTTGTTCTGGCCGAAGGCGCTGGCGTAGTACTTCTTTACATCATCCAGCGTGATGCTTTTTACGCCAACAGCGGTGCCGCGTGTCATATGCTGGTAGCGGGTGTTGCGGAACAGCTGGTCCTCCAGGGCAAACTTGCTGTAGTCCTCATCTGAAGATGCCCGAATTAGCTGCTCCACGTAGTTGAGCTGGTTGCTCCTGAGGCGGTCAAAGTCTTCCTGCGTGAACGAGGGCGTCAGAATCAGTCCCCGCAGTACGGGGTAAAACTGCTTGATAAAGTCGCGGTGAAACTCGAAGGTGAACGTGGTAACCTCCTTGTCGGTGGTGGCGTAGTAGCGCGCCGCCATGGGGTAGAGCAGGTCCTTGAGCTGGGCGGCCGTCAGGTCTTTGGTACCGCCCTCGGTGAGCAGCTGGCTGGTGAGGTAAGTGAGGCCTTCTTTGCCCACAGGGTCGGCGGCAGAGCCGTTGCGGAACTGCAGCTTCACCACCACTTTG from Hymenobacter taeanensis encodes:
- a CDS encoding M16 family metallopeptidase, which gives rise to MKHIFSRLLLSAALLGPATVAPARAAEVVELRQPNAAKVVVKLQFRNGSAADPVGKEGLTYLTSQLLTEGGTKDLTAAQLKDLLYPMAARYYATTDKEVTTFTFEFHRDFIKQFYPVLRGLILTPSFTQEDFDRLRSNQLNYVEQLIRASSDEDYSKFALEDQLFRNTRYQHMTRGTAVGVKSITLDDVKKYYASAFGQNNLTIGLAGNYPASFAKQLEQDMKKLPKSTVKTPIPVAAMPKGIHVEIISKPDALGSAIFAGFPIQTTRAQDDFAALMVANSWLGEHRKSYGKLYDKIRTTRSMNYGDYSYIEWYEAGGNNMLPVPGVPRHANYASIWLRPVQIAEGLRKQYPTELGNLTVGHAPFALRLAVREMDNVVKNGMSKEDFERTRTFLRSYVKLYGTTPAKQLGFLLDSHFYGRKDWLQEVDGQLAKLTLNDVNQAMRKHWQVQNMFVTIVTDDSEAQPLADVLRNNTPSPMSYANVVKAGLPQAVVAEDAEVANYKLNVTEVKVIDTNDTFR